The genome window GCCATCACTTCTACCCCAAACCAGGACAACCCATTGATGGACATTGCGGAAGCAAAAGGAACGCCGATCATCGGTTTGGACGTGTGGGAACACGCATATTACCTGAAATATCAAAACAAGCGCCCGGATTACATCGACGCATATTGGAACGTAGTGGACTGGAAAGCTGCTGACGCTCTTTATGTTGGCGCGTAATTAGGGTTGAAAATATAGATTTAGGTTTGAAGGTTGAAAAAAAAGTGCACCATTCGCCTTGTAACCTTCAAACCTTTTCCTAATTTTGTGTCCTCGAAAGGGGTTTTCCCCTCAGAACGGAGGTTGTAGCTCAGTCGGTTAGAGCGCTAGATTGTGGTTCTAGAGGTCGCGGGTTCGAGACCCGTCTCCCTCCCTTGAAATAAGTTCAAAGTCAAACAAAATGCCTGTAAATCAATGATTTGCGGGCATTTTTGTTTTTCAGATTATATCAAAAAATGCAAAAATTCCCATGTTTCCAGTGAGTCTTTCGTGTAGTTCACTCACTTTGAGAAAAAGACTCACTGGAAACGGCATAACAAATTGATAGCAAGATGTTTACGCCGTAAACATCTTGATTGGCAAGCGTGGTAATTCGATATTTAACCACTTTTAAACGCTTGTGTTATGTTGGAGAAAACATTTGGTCTGCTTTTCTATTTGAAACACGCCAAGTATCAAAAGGAGGGTTTACGTTATGTTTACCTCAGAATTACGGTGGACGGCAAGTCTGTCGAAATGTCCACTAAACTGCTTTGGAGCCCTACCAGATGGAATGCAGATGCGGGTAGAGCCACCGGCCAAAAAGAAGACACCCGCACGCTCAATGCCTACCTGGACATGCTGAGCTCAAAAGTATTTCAAGCGAAGAAGATTCTGATCGAGGATGACAAGGAATTGACAGCCGAAGCATTGAAGAATGTTCTGCTTGGTAAGAGCAATGAGACTCGCACTATCCTTGAAGTCTTCCAGCACCATAATGAGCAAATGGAAGCCTTGGTCGGCCAAGAGTTCGCGCCGCTTACTTTGAAGCGCTATAAGACAGCAAAGGAACACACTGCTTCCTTCATCAAATGGAAGTACAAGAAGGATGATATGGCGATCAGGGATTTGAATTATGAATTTATTACTGAATTCAATTTCTGGCTGCGTAGTGCGCGAGGCTGCAACCATAACTCTGCGATCAAGTACATGAGCAACTTGAAAAAGGTTGTGTTGATTTGTGTCAATAATAAGTGGTTGAAAAAAGATCCGTTTCAAGGCTTCAAGTTGACCAAGAAAGAAGTTGTGAAGAACCCGCTGTCGAGGGAAGAACTAAAACGACTCACTGAAAAAGTATTCGAAGTTGAAAGAATCAGCCAGGTGCGGGACGTCTTTCTGTTCTGCTGTTACACTGGATTAGCTTATGTAGATGTGAAGCAGTTGAAGACAACAGATATTGTAGTTGGAATGGATGGCGAGCCGTGGATTGATACGACCCGCCAGAAAACGGATGCGCCTACACGTATTCCGCTGCTGGATACTGCGCTGGAAATTATTGAGAAGTATAAGGATCATCCGCAATGCTGTGCCGCGGGTGTCGTGCTGCCAGTTCTGAGTAATCAGAAGATGAACGCTTATTTGAAGGAGATTGCTAACCTGTGCGGGATTTCTAAAACGCTAACCTTTCATATTGCAAGGCACACGTTCGCTACTACGGTGACGCTGAGTAATAAGGTGCCTATTGAGACGGTTTCGAAGATGCTGGGGCATCGGTCTTTGAAGCAGACTATGATTTATGCTAAGATACTGGATGTGAAGATTAGTGAGGATATGAAGGGGTTGCGGGAGCGGTTGAAAGGGATGTAGCGAAATTACAACATGACCTATCTAATCATAAGTTTATACAAGAGCTTGCGTGTGCTATGCGATAGGTGAATACGAATAAAATGATCGCCTAAATATCGTGAGCCTATCATGACATTTAGGCGGTTATCTTAAATTGTCGCGTTTGTTGGTATTAGTTAAAGGTCTGATTATAGCTGGGGGGCTAACATTGCTTTTCTAGCTAGCCACTTGATTTGTTATTGCCAAGTAGGCCTGGTAATTTTTAGATGACTTCAACATGTAGCCTCGTCTTCCAATCACAAAGCCATCCAAATTGTGTTCTATCGTATATGCTGAGAGATCAGTTATGTTGTTTATGAATCCTCTTCCTTTAAAATTCAAGGACGTATTGCATAAGACGCCGTAACCGGTCCGAACTTTGAATGCTGTAAGCAGTTCATGTAGATGGCTGTTAGTTAAACTTGACACGGTTTGAAGGCGTGCTGTTCGATTAACATGAGTCACTGCTGCTAGCGCATTCGTAGAAACAAGCTGCGTGTAGAGCATAAATGGACTCGGATAAATGCAGCCAAACCAACTCTTCGCATCTTCTTCTAGACAGACGGGCGCGATCGGACGAAACTGTTCGCGTTGTTTAATCTCATTCAACCGCACCCTCGTTTTTTCATGGAATGGAGAAGCAAGAATTGAACGATTTCCCAATGCGCGTGGCCCAATTTCGTATTTTCCGTTTACCCATCCGACGATTAGATTATTAGCCAGCATGTCGGCTATCATCGTGTAGTTTGTTTCGTGTACATCAAATAAAGATGCATCAAATGCGTCATCGGCAGCGAATTCAAGACCGGAATAAACATTCCAATTTATTTTAGGATTCCCTGTAAAATGGAATTGCGCATCAATCGCTGTGCCGATCGCCGATCCTGAATCGTTCGCAACAGGTGGCACAAAAATCTCTGAAAAAAAATTAGTCTCTCTCCATTTGGTGTTCCAATCACAATTTAATCCGCATCCCCCGCAAATGAGCAATGGTACCCCTCTTGTTAGATTTGACTCGGCATATTGATAGAATCGATCAAATATTCTATCACTGAAGATACCCGCGAAATTACGAAACTCCTGATCTTCAACCCCTATATTATAGTGTTGGCAATACTTCAGAGCTTCACACTCCTTCGGCGTAAGGTGCAAGCAATTCTGCATGAGAAACGCAATTATTTTCTCCTCTTCATCCGAAGCTTTGCTTCGCTTCGAAAAAGAAGCCAAAGCCATAAGCTTTCCTGCATCAGAAAATCTGGAGAATTCGGCTGTGCTTTTATTGAAGGTTGGATCTGCCAGGGCGTAGAGCAGGGCATACCGATGTCCGGGTTCAGGCATGACATCAGCGAGCTTTGTAATGTTCAAGGCAGCGTCGATTTTATAAAAAGATCCGATTACCCCTTCCCATAGTAATGCATAGCACGGAGTTCCTTTTGGCAAATTTGACATACCAAAAGCACATAGAAGATGAGAACGTTCGTGCGATGATGAGAAGTATTTAACCGTCTTTCCCAAAAAACGTTGTTGGTCAACAATTATGTCTCTGTTTTTGACGCCATGATATCCGGCATGAAAGCGCTGTTCAGATAAATGCGTATCGCTAGGCCACCACCCGCCTCTGCAAAGTACATCAGGCACTTCTTTGAGTTCACCAAGTACGCTGAACACGTCTGGAATGGACAATGGCGAGTGTCGATAACGAGAGTGTTTCTCAGCCTCAATAGAGGTAATTAAATGTCCATCTTCAAGATAAGTAAAAGCGCCATCGTGACCCGGATTGAATGATAATATTTTCATCGCGCTGGCTGACTTGAATTAAAATTCCCTGATTTATTTTGTGACCGTTGTTGATCAGCATGCATGACACGATTTGCCTCCAGAGCG of Dyadobacter chenhuakuii contains these proteins:
- a CDS encoding site-specific integrase — protein: MLEKTFGLLFYLKHAKYQKEGLRYVYLRITVDGKSVEMSTKLLWSPTRWNADAGRATGQKEDTRTLNAYLDMLSSKVFQAKKILIEDDKELTAEALKNVLLGKSNETRTILEVFQHHNEQMEALVGQEFAPLTLKRYKTAKEHTASFIKWKYKKDDMAIRDLNYEFITEFNFWLRSARGCNHNSAIKYMSNLKKVVLICVNNKWLKKDPFQGFKLTKKEVVKNPLSREELKRLTEKVFEVERISQVRDVFLFCCYTGLAYVDVKQLKTTDIVVGMDGEPWIDTTRQKTDAPTRIPLLDTALEIIEKYKDHPQCCAAGVVLPVLSNQKMNAYLKEIANLCGISKTLTFHIARHTFATTVTLSNKVPIETVSKMLGHRSLKQTMIYAKILDVKISEDMKGLRERLKGM
- a CDS encoding carbamoyltransferase C-terminal domain-containing protein translates to MKILSFNPGHDGAFTYLEDGHLITSIEAEKHSRYRHSPLSIPDVFSVLGELKEVPDVLCRGGWWPSDTHLSEQRFHAGYHGVKNRDIIVDQQRFLGKTVKYFSSSHERSHLLCAFGMSNLPKGTPCYALLWEGVIGSFYKIDAALNITKLADVMPEPGHRYALLYALADPTFNKSTAEFSRFSDAGKLMALASFSKRSKASDEEEKIIAFLMQNCLHLTPKECEALKYCQHYNIGVEDQEFRNFAGIFSDRIFDRFYQYAESNLTRGVPLLICGGCGLNCDWNTKWRETNFFSEIFVPPVANDSGSAIGTAIDAQFHFTGNPKINWNVYSGLEFAADDAFDASLFDVHETNYTMIADMLANNLIVGWVNGKYEIGPRALGNRSILASPFHEKTRVRLNEIKQREQFRPIAPVCLEEDAKSWFGCIYPSPFMLYTQLVSTNALAAVTHVNRTARLQTVSSLTNSHLHELLTAFKVRTGYGVLCNTSLNFKGRGFINNITDLSAYTIEHNLDGFVIGRRGYMLKSSKNYQAYLAITNQVAS